The Clostridia bacterium genome window below encodes:
- the murF gene encoding UDP-N-acetylmuramoyl-tripeptide--D-alanyl-D-alanine ligase gives MFSYTLAQVASAVGGTLQSGDAGREVRFAVVDSRLAGPSAIFFALRGERGDGHAFVEAAAAAGAAGAVVSRIPNDAKALDPRFGVIHVTDTLAALGALAAVHRQALNLPVVGVTGSAGKTTTKDMIASVLSSRRRVASTAGNQNNEIGVPLTVLGMGSEHDCAVVEMAMRGRGQIASLAQIVRPTMGVITNVGDAHIELLGSRENTAVAKAELIEALEPGGAAILNGDDPLTRAMGASAKAGVRVILYGLGDHCLIRPDAVDLQSGSSSFTLGASGMAERAIRFTVPLPGMHNVVNALAALAVGIEFGMDAEAMAAGLASFAPSSMRMQFQPAPAGYVVIDDSYNANPASMECAIDAAVVHAAGRRVIAVMGEMLELGQASACAHARVGRHAARAGVAGIVAVGAHASDLARAAREEGLRNDMVLECGDNAAAAAAATVLAREGDVVLVKGSRGMHMEEIVASLVQGEDGQGELA, from the coding sequence TTGTTTTCATACACCCTAGCCCAGGTTGCCTCGGCAGTTGGGGGAACCTTGCAGTCGGGAGATGCAGGCCGTGAGGTCCGTTTTGCGGTAGTGGATTCGAGGCTTGCCGGGCCTTCCGCCATCTTCTTTGCTTTGCGTGGAGAGCGAGGGGACGGGCACGCATTCGTGGAAGCTGCTGCAGCTGCCGGCGCCGCTGGCGCCGTGGTGTCGAGAATTCCGAATGACGCGAAGGCCCTAGATCCGAGATTCGGCGTGATCCATGTCACTGACACGCTGGCGGCTCTGGGCGCACTGGCCGCCGTTCACCGGCAGGCGCTGAACCTGCCAGTAGTGGGCGTTACGGGCAGTGCCGGCAAGACAACGACAAAGGACATGATCGCATCGGTCCTGTCGTCGAGGCGCCGTGTGGCGTCCACGGCTGGGAATCAGAACAATGAGATCGGCGTACCCCTCACGGTGCTCGGAATGGGGTCTGAGCACGACTGTGCAGTGGTTGAAATGGCTATGAGAGGCCGCGGGCAGATCGCAAGCTTGGCGCAGATTGTGCGCCCTACTATGGGCGTTATCACAAACGTGGGCGACGCCCACATTGAGCTCCTTGGATCGAGAGAGAATACCGCTGTCGCCAAGGCAGAGCTCATCGAGGCTCTCGAGCCCGGAGGAGCGGCGATCCTCAATGGCGATGATCCGTTGACCAGGGCCATGGGCGCCTCGGCCAAGGCCGGAGTCCGAGTGATACTATACGGCCTTGGGGATCACTGCTTGATCCGGCCGGACGCCGTTGATCTGCAATCAGGTAGTTCCAGCTTCACACTTGGGGCGTCGGGCATGGCGGAGAGGGCAATCAGGTTCACTGTTCCCTTGCCAGGCATGCACAATGTGGTGAACGCCTTGGCGGCTTTGGCGGTGGGAATCGAGTTCGGGATGGACGCGGAAGCCATGGCGGCCGGGCTGGCCTCTTTCGCGCCCTCATCCATGCGAATGCAGTTCCAACCTGCGCCTGCCGGGTACGTGGTGATAGATGACAGCTACAATGCGAACCCTGCGTCCATGGAGTGCGCCATCGATGCTGCGGTTGTCCACGCTGCAGGCAGGCGGGTTATTGCCGTCATGGGAGAGATGCTCGAACTTGGGCAGGCGAGCGCATGCGCCCATGCCCGAGTCGGAAGGCATGCGGCAAGGGCAGGCGTTGCCGGAATAGTGGCTGTGGGCGCCCACGCGTCAGATCTCGCAAGAGCGGCGCGGGAAGAGGGACTACGCAACGATATGGTGTTGGAATGCGGCGACAACGCTG
- a CDS encoding UDP-N-acetylmuramoyl-L-alanyl-D-glutamate--2,6-diaminopimelate ligase: MPQMSLGELVARTPGCELHGDADAMIGSLVYDSRRVSGAGVLFAAFVGANIDGHSFVSDAISRGASAVLVSRDIDVPAGTAVVKAVDARAALGDMATALYGDPSSVLSVAGVTGTKGKTTTASILHSILEWAGRPAGLLGTISYRAGGSVVPAPNTTPEAADIQKLMHEMAAAGQTHCVMEVSSHAVSLGRIAHIDFDVGVFTNIGHDHMDFHRTLENYVDAKAGFFRTLGAYGRRDAKPWPKRAVINLDDPYGASMIAAAQSGGAEVITYSQRGANADFRAEDISPGGRGLAYMLREGASSVRVSSSLVGAFNVYNSMAAIAAARALGVELEPAAVAVEHFPGVPGRFEAVSEGQDFAVIVDYAHSPDSLANVLATAREMAQGRVISVFGCGGDRDRTKRQLMGRISAEMADLTIVTSDNPRSEAPNAIIGEIIGGMGCRDGRWVVEPDRAQAIRTAIGWARRGDVVLIAGKGHETYQIFRDRTIHFDDREVARAAIRELI; encoded by the coding sequence ATGCCACAGATGAGTCTGGGCGAACTCGTTGCCCGCACTCCAGGATGCGAACTCCATGGCGACGCCGACGCCATGATCGGGAGCCTCGTGTACGATTCGCGACGCGTTTCCGGGGCAGGCGTGCTGTTCGCAGCTTTCGTGGGGGCCAACATTGATGGCCACAGTTTCGTTTCCGATGCTATCTCCCGCGGTGCAAGCGCGGTGCTTGTATCGAGGGATATTGACGTCCCGGCGGGGACAGCAGTCGTAAAGGCCGTTGATGCCAGGGCGGCTCTGGGAGACATGGCCACTGCGCTGTACGGCGACCCCTCATCTGTGCTGAGTGTTGCGGGAGTGACAGGAACCAAGGGGAAGACGACGACTGCCAGTATCCTGCACTCGATACTCGAATGGGCAGGGCGCCCCGCAGGGCTTTTGGGCACCATTTCCTACCGCGCGGGCGGGAGCGTCGTCCCTGCGCCCAACACCACACCTGAAGCCGCGGACATTCAGAAGCTAATGCACGAAATGGCGGCAGCTGGGCAGACCCATTGTGTGATGGAAGTATCATCTCATGCCGTGTCCCTTGGCAGGATCGCTCATATCGATTTCGATGTTGGCGTTTTCACGAATATCGGCCATGACCACATGGACTTCCACAGGACGCTCGAGAACTACGTCGACGCCAAGGCGGGTTTCTTCCGCACCCTAGGCGCCTACGGCAGGCGTGACGCCAAGCCCTGGCCGAAGAGGGCAGTCATCAATCTGGACGACCCGTACGGGGCTTCGATGATTGCCGCTGCACAGAGCGGTGGAGCGGAGGTAATCACCTACTCACAGCGTGGCGCGAACGCCGACTTCCGAGCGGAGGACATTTCACCTGGCGGCAGGGGGCTCGCATATATGCTGCGGGAAGGCGCCTCGTCGGTGCGAGTGTCGTCATCTCTTGTTGGCGCGTTCAATGTGTACAACTCGATGGCCGCCATAGCCGCGGCTCGCGCCTTAGGAGTTGAGCTTGAGCCCGCTGCTGTCGCGGTCGAGCATTTCCCGGGAGTCCCCGGGCGGTTTGAAGCGGTGTCGGAAGGGCAAGATTTCGCCGTGATTGTGGACTACGCCCATTCTCCGGATTCCCTGGCCAATGTACTTGCGACTGCCCGAGAGATGGCTCAGGGCCGCGTCATATCCGTGTTCGGATGCGGCGGTGACCGCGACCGAACCAAGCGCCAGCTTATGGGGAGGATATCCGCGGAGATGGCGGACCTGACCATCGTCACCTCGGACAATCCCAGAAGCGAGGCGCCGAATGCGATAATCGGTGAGATCATCGGCGGAATGGGCTGCCGGGATGGACGATGGGTCGTGGAGCCTGACCGGGCGCAGGCGATCCGTACGGCGATTGGATGGGCGCGGCGTGGAGATGTGGTTCTCATAGCAGGCAAGGGTCATGAGACCTACCAGATATTTCGGGATAGGACGATCCACTTCGATGACAGGGAAGTGGCGCGCGCCGCGATCAGGGAGCTGATTTGA